From the genome of Canis lupus familiaris isolate Mischka breed German Shepherd chromosome 20, alternate assembly UU_Cfam_GSD_1.0, whole genome shotgun sequence:
CCTCCCCACCTCACTCCGCTCCTCAAACCCACCAGGCTGGGCCCCATGTCGGGAGCTTTGCACGTGCTGTTCCCGGACCTCAGATGCTGTTCCTGATGGGCTCCTTCTCACCTTCCATGTCTCGCCTGAGTGTCACTTCTTCAGAAAGCCCCTCCACTACCAGGCAGGCCGGGGGtcacctccacctgccccccatcGGTCACCTCACCCAGCTCATTGCCTTCGCAAATCCGCCTCCTGAAATCTCCTGGGTCATTGGCGTAGCGCCGCGTGGGGCCCAGCAGGCAGCCCGTGCCCACAGGCGTGCATGTTACTAAGTGCTCGAGGGAGGGGCGCAGAAAGATGGGAGGGTGGACAGGAGCCCCATCACTTACTCCCCCGGGGGGCGCAGGGCCATGTGCGTGCCATCCCGAAGCAGGACACCGCTGCCCCCATCCGACAGCTGGTAGCCGAAGCCGTACTTGCTGGAATAATCCACCCACTTGGGGGCCCAGAGGATGGGCCACCGCTCTCCTGGGGGATCCTGTGTGGCTGGGTAAGGGGTGTCAGGGGGGTCTGGCGGAGGAACGGTGGAAACCCAGAGcataaaacagaagaataagaGAATCCAACTGGATCCCATGAGAAAGAAGAGGCTCCAAGGACAGcgagcagggggggggggggggacaggccccgggggagggggggtggatgagaaaggaagaagggcagGGGTTGCCAGACTCTGGGGAGCAGGATGGTGTCACTGTGCCCTGAAACCTCCCTCAGCTCTTTCCACCCCCTCCAGGGGAGCCCCAGAAATACGCAGGGTCCCTGGACAGAGCAGGACGCTGTGCTCGGACGTCAGGAGGAAGGCGGCCCCCGGGGCTGCGCTGGGTTCCTACCTGGGAGGCCCGGGTCCAGGCAGAGCCGCAGGTTTCTGATGgccacctccacctcctgcctctggctccccttgggccctgggtggggagggggacgggCAGGCCTGGACCCCCACCGCGACgccccccaccagccctgccccAAACTGCTGAATCTGGGAAAACTTTCTCTTAAACCCAGAAGGATTCCGGCCACGCCTCCTGCTTTACAGGTGTGAAAgctgaaggcagggagggagcacGACCCTGGCGAGGCCCAGTGATCGCCCCCAGGACCTCGATACCCTTGCTCCCCACCTGCAGCCCCTAGGATGGAGTGTCCGCTCACCCGCTGGGTCGCTCCTGAGGGTCCCGTGGGTGAGCAGGTGGACGGGGACCTCCAGGTGGGGAGCCCCTGTGTCCAACAGGGTGGCCTGGGGAagaagcaggggtgaggggaggcccTGGCCCCCACCAGAGCCCAGAGGTAGGTGAGAGGCTCCATCCTCTCGCTTGGGAGACCCCCCCGACTCTCCCCTCCGCGCAGTCCTGCTGTGAGAATGTGCTCCACGAGCCTCCAGCCTCCTCTGCCCGGAGCCCTCACCTCACTGCCCCACTCCATGGGGTCAGGATCTGATCCACCTTCTCCTGGACCCGAGGCCTCGCTAGCCGTGATGGGGCCTGAGGGAAGCACAAGGCTTTTCGGGAGGCGAAGCCTGACCCCCCACATCCTCCTCTGCCATCGCTGGGGAGCAGTAGAGCAGGTGGGAGGACTGACAGGTGCTGAGACGCGAGCCGGCCAGGCAGGTGGACGCAGGCGAGGGGTGGGCGGGTGCTACTCACAGAGGGGCCGGCACTGGGGCAGGAGCAGCCGGCCCACCTTCCGGAAGAGCCTGCCCAGAGGCTGGGGCACGGTGAAGAAGGGTGGGCTGTAGCAGGAGCGGGCTGGCAGCCGGTCCGGGGTGAAACCCTTTGGGGGGGCCCACGGGGTCAGCACCCGGCGCAGGCCGCCTGGCCTCTGAGCCCTGCCATCCCAGGGCGTGCCCCACCCGTCGAACAGCACACACCTGGGTGAAGAAGTCGTCCTGCAGCAGGTGGTCCAGGCTGGGCCGTTCCACTGGGTTGGGCGCCAGCAGGCGGGCGATGAGGCGGCGCGCGTTGGGTGACAGGTGGGCGGGCTCGGGGTAGCGGCCGTCTCGGATGTTTTGGTACATCTCGGACAGGGGAGCCACCATGAAGGGAGGGGTGCCAGTCAGCACTGTGTACCTgacccggggggtggggggcaggatcCTGAGTGCCTGCTTGCATCTGTCCTCGGTGTCCAGGCTTGGCGCACACCTACCTTTGCACACCTGGCCATACCCACCCCACTCTCCTACTCTGCACAGGCTTTGCATCCACTTCTCCATACCCGCCCTACATCTGCTCCCACCTGGCCACTCCGGTCTACCCGATTGACACCACCAGATGTCTGTACACCTGCCTGCACCTGTATACACCTGCTTTTACCTTCCAGTCCTCTTTTACTCATATTTGCACCTGTCCCACTCCTGCATATACCTCAAAACTGTATGTGTATACCCAGACTGCCTGTGTGTCGACCACCTGCAAATACCTGTCCACACCTCTGTGCATGCTCAAACCTATCTTCCCTTGCACATACATGTCCCATATGCACTATTCATACCTGCACACCTGCATGATGGCAGGTGtgtgcccccacctgccccacaccTGCACACGCCTGTCCACATCTGTCCTATGCACACTCTCACCGTCTGTTCCTTTCTATATACTTATGCCTGTCCTTACCTGTCCCGTGCATGCTTccacctgcccacacctggcCCCACCTGGGTACTCCTGACCCTCTTCCCCAGGACCCACTCACATGATGCAGCCAAGAGCCCAGAGGTCTGACTGGCAGGAGTGCCCATTCCTGGAGATGACCTCCGGAGCCAGGAAGTTTGGGGTCCCGCAGAGCACTCTGGGAGGGGATAATGGGGGGCTCAGGAAGGCCGGGGCCCACAGGCCAATCTGGTCCTACTTGTGTCTCCGCAGAGAGACTGCTGAGAGCTGCTCACTTACCTGTGGCAGTGGCCCCCCGGGCCCACCCTGGCGGCCAGCCCCAGGTCTCCAATCTTTACCACCATGTTCTTGTTCAGGAAGAAGTTacctgccagaggggaggggctaTGAGGGCAGAGCCACATCccagcgcccccccacccccccacgaGGACCCGTCTCCATGCTCACTGGGCTTCAGGTCACGGTGCACGATGCGCCGCTGATGCAGGTAGCGCAGCCCGCTGACCAGGCCCCGCAGGTAGTAGCGCACCTCGGGCTCCGTCAGAGTCTGCCGCGCCTCCAGAACGTGGGCCAGTGACTGCAGGTGACCGGCAGGGGGCGGCGGTGGCGGCAGCGCAAGGACACACAGGTGAACACAGGTACGCTCAGGTGAGCCCAAGGAGGAATACAGTTCAGGTGGGCCCAGGTGGCCGCAGGTAAGTTTGAAAAGGGCCAGAGGATCCGCGATGAACCCAAAGTGGGTACATGCAGGGCACGGGGATGGGGTGAGCACAGGTGTGCTCAGGTGGGCATTACTGCCTTAAGGTGGTCCCACAGGGCCACAGATGCAGATGGGCCAATGAATAAACTGGGGATGAGTAGACACAAGCAAGTCAAGAGAGCCGAGATGGGCACAGGTGCATCAGGGATGAGCACAGATGGGCCTGGTGTGGACACGGGTGGAGACAGGTAAGTACAGAGAGTCAGGTGAGCACAGCAgacgcggggggtgggggtgggggggctgcggACAGAGGCATGCCGGCTCCCTCTGCACCCATCCCCCGCACCTGGCGGCTGCAGTACTCCAGCACCATGTACACGTTCTCGCGGTCGGCAAAGTGTCCGTGGAGGGCTACAATGTTGCGGTGCTTCAGGCGGCTGTGCAGGGCGATCTCCCGGTCCACCTGCAGGTGTGGCCCCACACGTCCGCCCGCGGCTCGGGCCCAGGGGCAGAGCCTCCACCCCGTGCAGGGGCCTCTCTGGGGACCGCCTGTGACCTGTGGGCCCCCGGGGCTCTCAAGGTCCGGCCTACCTTACCACGGGGGCGCAGTCGCCCGGCCGCGCCCCCAGCGCGAGGCACCACCTTGAGGGCAAACACGGCACTGGTGGACATGTCCATCAGCTTGTAGCAGCGGCTGAAGGCGCCCTGCCGGGAGGGGCGACCGGCTCAGCGCCGGCGTGCACAGGTGTGCGGACAGGTAGCCAGGCCTCTTcgtacacgtacacacacacacacacacacacacacacaggagatgCGCGGACGCACAGCTCACACCCTCATCCCTGCGTTCGCAGCCACAGGAACACAGGAAGGGACCACAGCACGCGGAACGCGACCCACTCCCCACCCGGACACAGAGACCGCAGGGTGCGGCGCACGTTCACATACACACGCGGAGACCCCGCCACCGAGTTTCTACAAAGGCGGGATAGCGGTGACACGCGAGTGCACACCCGCACCCCGGGACGCACGGggggccccgcgcccgcgcccccgtgCAGCACAGCCCGGCGCCCGACCCAGCCGCCCAACCCCAGACCCCAGCCTCGCAGAAGCAAAACCCGGGGGCGCCCCTGCTCGCCGGGGCCGCGACCGCGCGCGCACAGCCCGCCCTGCCCGGACGCCCCGCGCCCCGAGACCCTCGCCCGGACGCCTGGCGCGGGCCCCGCACCTTGCCGATGAGCTTCCCGCGCCTGTACACGCGCCCGGAGCTCGGGTCGCGCAGGAAGGCGGAGACCGGCGGGCGGGAGGtgcgcggccgccgcggcccgggCTCCATCCCTCCGGGCTCGGGGCGCAGCCTCGGCCCGACTCCCGCTGCTCTGGACCAGCGCCGCGGGGCCGCGTCTTATTGgctgaggggggcggggggcggggggcggggccaggcgccCGAGGCGGCAGGTGTGCCGCGCGCCAGCCCTGCGCCTCCCGCCAGGCGGCGAAGTGTCAGCGTGCCCCTTTCCCTGAGCGGGAAACTGAGGTCAGAGAGATCGTCTCGTCCTCTCAGAAGCCCCAGGGAGCCGCGAGCGGAGAGGCTCTGGGGAGCAGTGGCGGGATCcagaggacagggaaggaaggcCGGGGCTGgttgggaagggagggagggctggggcagggaccGGGAGGGCCCCGCTCGGTCGGGGTGTCATATACGGAGGACATTAGGCAGCGAGAGGGAACAGAATCAGGGGACCGGAGGGCAGACACGGGCGTGTGACTCCTGGCGGGGACACGTGGGCACCGTGGACCCACAGGGAACCCGCGGGGACATCTCTGAGCCACACGGCAGGCTGTTCCAGGCCCTTTCCCTGTGTCCTCTCATGTCACCCTTACATCAGTCCTGGGACACAGGAACTGgccttctccccattttacaggtgagcgCACTGAGGCCTGGGGGGCGCAGGAGGGGCCAGGGCTGGACTGGAATCCAGGCGGCGGCTCTGGATGCCACAGTATTAATCCCTGAACGTTACATAACACGGAATGGGGAGGGATTAGCAGGGCTCCCTGTGGCTGGAATCAGGCCTTGGAATTTTACAAGAGATCAGATTTCGGAATCCGGCCCGGTCCTGCCGCCAGGGACGGGAAACACCTCCTGAGTTATCACATGTCCACCTGGTGTGTCCAACGGGGGCAACCGGGGCATGGGGGACTCTCAGGGGGCCCCAGCGCAGGGGGCAGAGCAAGGCTCGGTTCCTTTGTGGAGGACGGGCCTCGGCACCGCAGCCAAGGTTTTGAGGTTGGCGTTGGGGGCCGCTGGCTGCAGCCCGGGAGCCCAAGATCCCTGCTGAAGGGCCTGGGCCATCGTGTCACCGTCGCCCTGAGATCTGCACTCCTCCCCCTGCGGGCTAATCCGGGCATCTGAGAAGCCCCTCCGGCATCAGCATGTGGAAGGTGCGCTGGGCTCCGTGGCCCGCAGGAGGACGGCGGGAGATCGCCCCGACTCAAGCACGGCCTTGCCTTCCGGGGGCCAGCGAGGGCGAGCCAGGCCCCTTGCGGGCAGCAGCTGGTCCCTGCATGGGGGGGCCGGCTTAGCCCCATGTTACCGGGGAGAAAACCCAGCCTCAGGCAGGCATATGCGAGCCCAGGATTGCTGGACTGCACTCCGAGTGCcgcctggagcccagagcccctgtccacacccccaccccaccccaccccactgggggccctgggagcccctgAGACCCTGGCCGGGAGCCTCACGGCCTGCGCGACAGCTGTACcgaccccagctctgccccctcCCGGCCGAGCCTCTAGCACAGGCCCAGACCTCCCGTTCTCAGCTGCCCCTCAGCGAGGACCCCTCCCCAGCCACTCTAGgatgaaaattaaattacagtaaaacaaaaaacacaactgtCCATAGCAGCGTAACTCCCAACGGCTAAAAGGTGGGCGGACACACcccaggtgtccatcaatggatgcaTAAACACAGCACAGTCCATGCACACCCTGGATACGACCTGGCCTCAGGGAGGAAGGGGCCCGACACCTGCCCCCACGTGGATGGACCCCGAGGACACCGGGCTCggggaggggacccagacccagaaggacGCCTCCCgcaggaccccactcccaggaggtccGCAGAGGACGCCTGTccacagagacaaagaggaggtggtgggagccaggggtgggcagggatgggggtCAGTGCTTCCTGGGGACAGGTCTCCGTGTGGggagatggaaggttctggagatggatggttgCAGGACGGGGTGAGTGTGTTGCGTGCCACTGCCAGTGAAAAACActtaagatggtaaatttgtTATGTTTGCCACAACAACAAATGAAGAACATTTTAGATCCCCCCCGGTCCCCAAAGAAGGCACAGCATTAGGAGGTTACTAATACcctcaattttacagatgaacaaactgaggccGTTTGCCTGGCAAGcagaggcagggtgggagggggcccTGCCGACCCTCCCACGCTGCCCCTGCCCACGGTCCAGAGGCACCCCGCCCGACCTCCCCCCTCGTCCCCGCCGAGCCCCAGGCTCCGGGCCGCAGGTTTGCTTTCCGTCTCGTCTACTCCTCCACTGACCTGAGATAACTCCCCAGACTCAGCACATTTCCTGGGAGAAATGCGGGAAGCTTCGCTCAAAATACCTGCCGCAGGTGGAGGGGGCGGCAGAGAGCCAGGCCTCCCTGGGGAGGCTCACacggcaggggcgggggaggcgcCAGAGGGAGAGCACGGGGCTTGAGCTCCGTCTGTCCGTCTGTCCGGCCTCCTGGCCTGGGAAAGGCCCGCGTGGTGAGCGCGCCCCACCCGCAGCTCCTCGGGGACAGCCGAGAGCTCAGAAACCCCATGACTGTGGCTATGCGCCGCGTCCACACGTCCACACCGGCCCAGCGCTGAGGGGGAGGCTAGACTTGGCTCCCCCGCCCCAGGACAAAACTTTGCCCTTGCCTCTCCCAGCCTCACAGCCTCTGCGGCTCCTTCTAGAAGCACTGCCCTCTCTCGTCCCTCGTCCTTCCCGACACCCCTCTGTAGGCTTTTCCCCCACCCTTCTTCCAAGTCTCTCCGGTTATCCTTCGaggctcctcttccttctctcaggGTCTGtagctgggggcctggggccctgTCCCCTTTTTTCACTTCCCTTGACCTCATCCAGGCCAGCAGGACACTGAAGCAGGACGCGTGTCTCTCCTCCTATATCTGGGTCTGGGCTCTGCCGAAAATCGGAGCCTGAAGCAAGGGTTTGGTGCGGTGGGTTGTTTTGtagagcaggggtgaggggctggggaggagcggGCAGGGTGGGCCCTGGTCAGCCCCGTGGGTCCCTAAGGAGCTGGACACGACATTCCTCAGGACTGTCCGCCCATGAGGAAGACGAGGGGCGTGTCAGCCCCCTGGCCGCCCCCTCCCTGACCAGGGCCTCCCCACTGGACGCCGTCTCATCCACCCAGGTCGGAATGGCTGTGGCGGGCGGTCCGTGCTGCCACTGGGAGAGCATCGGAGCACACAGGTGGGATGGCAGGTGCCCGCGGGTGGTGCCTCGACCTCCCTCCAGGGACACGGATGCACCCTGGCTGTGTGCAAGGCGCTGCTCGAGCCTCAGGCCCGGCCAGATTTCCACACGAATCATCTGTATTTCATCTGCTTGGGTCTTTTTTCCAATTATGAGAAAAGTAGCTCAACGTCATGGAAGTCCTGGGTGAGATCCTGggacagaaaaaggaaactagctaaaaacacacacatggtGAATGCACACGAAGTTGGGAGTTGGCTCACGGAATAGGAACTGCTAATACGTTAATTAGTTGTCGCGGTGAGCCCGCGCCAGCGCCTGAGCCGCCACAGCAAGCGTCCGTTTCCTGAGGCTgttgtaacaaatcaccacagagtctgtagctttaaaaaaatcacccgTTTATCAACCTCACGTGGTGAAGTTGGGAGTCCTAAAACCCAGGCGTGGACAGAGCTGGTCACCCCTCgtcccccggggccccagggagaccccctcctgccccccatctTCCAGAGGCGCCCCCTCCTGGCCCGCGGCCGCTCCTCCGTCCTCACCGCCAGCAGCGCAGGGTCTGCCGGTCTCTGGGGCTCCCCCCTGGCCTCCCTCTTGGGGGACCCCCAGGAACCCAGGGTCACCCCCACCTCAGGGCCTGGACCAGGTCCCCTCCGCCGCAGGAGGCGACACATCCCAGGTCCTGGAACGAGGATGGGGACATCTTGGGGGGACTGGATCACACCACTGATGACAAAGTGCAGACAGAAACTCTCTAACATCTTTGCAactttctgtaaatctaaaattttttccaaaataagattttacttaaaaaaaaaaaaatcagaatcagaaggtcaggcagaaaaaaaaaaaaaaaaagaaggtcaggcagcccgggtggcccaacggtttagtgccgccttcggcccagggcgtgaccccagggtcccgggatcgagtcccacgtcgggctccctgcgtggagtctgcttctccctctgcctgtgtctctgcgtctctgacctctctgtgtgtctctcatgaaaaaataaataaaatcttaaaaaaaaaaagaaaaagaaggtcaTTCCAAGAAATTCAAACAGAACCTATAAGGCAGCCCCTGGGTCACAGGCGACCGCGCCCAGGATCACGGTGGGCCGCAGCAGGGGTGCTCCCGTCCACCTCCTGCCTCAACTTAGGTAACGCGCAcccttttcctcttctggaaatGGCACCATGTCATGCATAACTTTCTTGATTTTTGTCACCCGACCCTTGGGTGACTGGCCGGGCTGTAGGGAGTCCGCCGCCCTGCCCCCTGGGCTCCCCCCGCAGACCCCCTTGGGtgctccctgggcctccagccccCTGGCCTTGTCTGCGCCGCTCGGCCTGCAGAGAAACCCGTGCCTCACACCCTGTCCTGCCCCGCTGCCCCCCACCTCCGGGTCCCCAACCCAACCCGACACCCCCTCCAGAAGGAAGCCAGGACGCCCATTCAGACAGGGTGGGAAGCGGTCCCCGTGCCCCCAGGTCCTGCTGCCGGCGGCTGTGCCACTCTGCACCTCACTGTTCAGGCCCGGCAAGTGGGCGCCACGGTTCACCCCTGGGCAGCTCCAGGGAGCCAGGGTTCTGGGCCAGGGGTGGCAGGAGCCTCCCTGCAGTGTCCTCAGGAGGACCAAGTGTCCCAGGGACCATGTGGCCGGCCTGAGGGATCACAggaggcccggggtgggggcaggtggaggccaCGGGGTGTTCACGAGCGCATCTCCTGAGGCCCAAGGCTGCAGGAGCCCCGCTGACCTACATCCGGGGGGCCTATGTCCACCAGATCCCCCGGCCCCGCCTCGGGTAGGGGTCCGCACCCCCGCCTGTTGGGGGCCTGAGCCAGGGCACCGCAGAGGGGGGCCGAGGGGCGGCCCACCCGGAGTCCCCGCTGCGTAAGCACCCCTCCACCTGCGCGAGGGTGCGGAGCTGTGCTCTTGGCCTCCTTCTCTGGGAATCTGCTGAGTCCAGCTGAGCTGCGGCCAGAGGACAGAGGGGGGAGGCCGGGCCCGAGGGGGCGcggagggggggcgggcaggacTCTGTATCTTCGCCTCATCCCGGTCTGGCACGAAGTTCCATCCCCAAGGCGCCGGGGCCCAAGCGGCAGTGACGGCTGTATGCACCTTGCCctgcacccctcctccctgcGCAGGGCTCCCCGCAGGACTCAGCGACCCGGGTCCCCTCCTGGCAGCGGGCAGGGACTGCTGGCTGCAGGCACCCCGGGAGGCTTGGAGCACTACATGCAGTGCCCGCGGGTGCAGGACCTGCTGTATACTCTGTATACAGGGTATACCTGCTGTATACCCTGCAGAGCAGTGTCCCCGAGTGCATTTCGACGGGGCCCGGCGCCTGCTGTATGCACAGCCCGCGGAGCCCAGGCCGCGGCTCGGGCCGAGATCGCCCACTTGGTGGAG
Proteins encoded in this window:
- the PLK5 gene encoding LOW QUALITY PROTEIN: inactive serine/threonine-protein kinase PLK5 isoform X4 (The sequence of the model RefSeq protein was modified relative to this genomic sequence to represent the inferred CDS: deleted 2 bases in 1 codon), which gives rise to MEPGPRRPRTSRPPVSAFLRDPSSGRVYRRGKLIGKGAFSRCYKLMDMSTSAVFALKVVPRAGGAAGRLRPRGKVDREIALHSRLKHRNIVALHGHFADRENVYMVLEYCSRQSLAHVLEARQTLTEPEVRYYLRGLVSGLRYLHQRRIVHRDLKPSNFFLNKNMVVKIGDLGLAARVGPGGHCHRVLCGTPNFLAPEVISRNGHSCQSDLWALGCIMYTVLTGTPPFMVAPLSEMYQNIRDGRYPEPAHLSPNARRLIARLLAPNPVERPSLDHLLQDDFFTQGFTPDRLPARSCYSPPFFTVPQPLGRLFRKVGRLLLPQCRPLCPITASEASGPGEGGSDPDPMEWGSEATLLDTGAPHLEVPVHLLTHGTLRSDPAGPKGSQRQEVEVAIRNLRLCLDPGLPDPPDTPYPATQDPPGERWPILWAPKWVDYSSKYGFGYQLSDGGSGVASGWHAHGPAPPGGEGSRPSPPPAAPNLCLLRFLVSERALLLLFSDGTVQISGRGDRAHLVLSGGGGKELQLTVWEDGQPRTSYPRGALQSPGCAPQARPRLVHALHMLQSI